A DNA window from Thiothrix subterranea contains the following coding sequences:
- a CDS encoding branched-chain amino acid ABC transporter substrate-binding protein, translating into MKSTLLALSVAVALGLSMTAQAEEAVTVKIGQSSPLTGPQAHIGKDNDNGVRLAIDEINATKPVIDGKAVTFEVMSEDDQADPKTATIVAQRMIDEGIVGVVGHLNSGATIPASKVYADNDIPQISPSATAIKYTAQGFKTAFRVMTNDEQQGKVLGAYAAKLGKKVAIVDDQTAYGQGLAAEVEKAAKAAGAEVVAVEHTNDKATDFSAILTSIKGKAPDVVFFGGMDPQGAPMAKQMRQLGMKAQFLGGDGLQTPKFIELAGADAEGAIASIPGLPIEKMPKGADFKKKFEEKYGQIQLYAPYAYDAAYVMVDAMQRANSTDPAKYLPELGKTSFEGVTGKIGFDAKGDLTSGPITLYTVKGGKWETLETVQP; encoded by the coding sequence ATGAAATCTACATTGCTGGCATTGAGTGTTGCTGTAGCGCTGGGCTTGAGCATGACAGCCCAGGCTGAAGAAGCGGTTACGGTTAAAATTGGTCAATCTTCTCCGCTAACCGGGCCACAAGCCCATATTGGTAAAGACAATGACAATGGCGTGCGTTTGGCAATTGACGAAATCAACGCCACCAAGCCGGTGATTGATGGTAAAGCCGTTACCTTTGAGGTGATGAGTGAAGATGACCAAGCCGACCCGAAAACGGCGACCATCGTGGCGCAGCGCATGATTGACGAGGGCATTGTTGGCGTGGTCGGGCATTTGAATTCGGGTGCAACCATCCCCGCTTCCAAGGTTTACGCGGATAATGACATCCCACAAATTTCTCCTTCTGCCACGGCGATTAAATACACCGCGCAAGGGTTCAAAACCGCTTTCCGCGTCATGACTAACGATGAACAACAAGGCAAAGTCTTAGGCGCGTATGCGGCAAAACTGGGCAAGAAAGTCGCCATCGTCGATGACCAAACCGCTTACGGGCAAGGTTTAGCGGCTGAAGTTGAAAAGGCCGCCAAAGCCGCTGGTGCAGAAGTGGTAGCGGTTGAACATACCAATGACAAAGCGACCGATTTCAGCGCGATTTTGACCTCGATTAAAGGCAAAGCGCCGGACGTGGTGTTCTTCGGTGGCATGGATCCGCAAGGCGCACCGATGGCAAAACAAATGCGTCAATTGGGCATGAAAGCACAGTTCCTCGGCGGTGACGGTTTGCAAACCCCTAAATTCATTGAACTGGCGGGTGCGGATGCCGAAGGTGCGATTGCCTCCATTCCCGGCTTGCCGATTGAAAAAATGCCTAAGGGGGCGGATTTCAAAAAGAAATTTGAAGAAAAGTACGGGCAAATCCAGTTGTATGCCCCGTATGCGTATGACGCGGCTTACGTGATGGTGGATGCAATGCAACGTGCCAATTCCACTGACCCGGCGAAATACCTGCCAGAATTGGGCAAAACCAGTTTTGAGGGGGTTACGGGCAAAATCGGTTTCGATGCCAAGGGCGACCTGACGTCAGGGCCAATCACGTTGTACACCGTGAAGGGCGGTAAGTGGGAAACATTGGAAACGGTTCAGCCATAA
- a CDS encoding ABC transporter ATP-binding protein, protein MSETHDLLRVTNVSKHFGGIKALTDVSFTVRTGEIFGVIGPNGAGKTTLFNALTGLYQPDTGAIDLVGTSLYRRKPHEILKAGFARTFQNIRLFHNMTALENVMVGRHTRTTSGVLAALLHTAHNRKEERDCMAFAQQLLTRVGIGKHTHTLAKNLSYGDQRRLEIARALASEPKLLALDEPAAGMNPNEKNALRDLMVSLREEGLTLMLIEHDVKLVMGICDRLVVLDYGEKIAEGTPEVVRHDPKVIAAYLGGEVVA, encoded by the coding sequence ATGAGCGAGACGCATGATTTGCTCCGCGTTACCAATGTGTCCAAGCACTTTGGCGGTATCAAGGCGCTTACCGATGTCAGTTTTACGGTGCGCACGGGCGAAATCTTTGGCGTGATTGGCCCGAATGGTGCGGGCAAAACCACGCTGTTTAATGCGCTGACGGGCTTGTATCAGCCGGACACCGGTGCGATTGATTTGGTCGGCACCTCGCTGTATCGGCGTAAACCGCACGAAATCCTCAAAGCGGGTTTTGCACGGACGTTCCAGAATATCCGCCTATTCCACAATATGACTGCGCTGGAAAACGTGATGGTGGGGCGGCATACGCGCACCACGTCGGGTGTATTGGCGGCATTGCTGCACACTGCCCATAACCGCAAGGAAGAGCGTGATTGCATGGCATTTGCCCAGCAATTGCTGACCCGCGTCGGGATTGGCAAACACACCCATACGCTGGCAAAAAACTTATCGTATGGCGACCAACGCCGTTTGGAAATCGCCCGCGCTTTGGCAAGTGAGCCGAAATTACTCGCACTCGATGAACCCGCTGCTGGTATGAACCCGAATGAGAAAAATGCCCTGCGTGACCTGATGGTGAGCTTGCGCGAGGAAGGCTTGACGCTGATGCTGATCGAACACGACGTGAAATTGGTCATGGGGATTTGTGACCGTTTGGTGGTACTGGATTACGGCGAAAAAATTGCCGAAGGTACACCGGAGGTAGTACGTCATGACCCCAAAGTGATTGCGGCCTATTTGGGTGGGGAGGTCGTGGCATGA
- a CDS encoding branched-chain amino acid ABC transporter permease yields the protein MDIFAQQMVNGLVLGSVYALVALGYTLVYGILELINFAHGETTMMGSMIAITVIGALFGVAPDLPGIVIVFTGLLAAIPACMLLGYSIERVAYRPLRHAPRLAPLITAIGISIVLQNVAMLIWGKQYIAFPTTLLPQGRHEILGASITDVQIAILFLTVTIMVALVTLVNRTRLGRAMRATAQAPAVAQLMGVNVNRVISATFVIGAGLAAIAGVMVSANYGQAHYYMGFLLGLKAFSAAVLGGIGNLTGAMLGGMLLGVLEALGAGYIGDLTGGFLGSHYQDIFAFLVLILVLTLKPSGLLGSKSVERA from the coding sequence ATGGATATTTTCGCACAGCAGATGGTGAATGGTTTGGTGTTGGGGAGTGTGTACGCCTTGGTTGCGCTGGGCTACACGCTGGTTTACGGCATCTTGGAGCTAATCAACTTCGCCCACGGGGAAACCACCATGATGGGGTCGATGATCGCCATTACGGTGATCGGGGCATTGTTTGGGGTCGCACCCGATTTGCCCGGCATTGTGATTGTGTTCACCGGTCTGCTGGCGGCGATTCCGGCGTGCATGTTGCTGGGGTATTCGATTGAGCGGGTGGCTTACCGCCCGCTGCGCCATGCCCCGCGCCTTGCGCCATTGATTACGGCGATTGGTATTTCCATTGTGTTGCAAAACGTGGCGATGCTGATTTGGGGGAAGCAATACATTGCGTTCCCCACCACTTTGTTACCGCAAGGTCGGCATGAAATTTTGGGCGCATCCATTACGGATGTGCAAATTGCTATCTTATTTTTAACCGTGACCATCATGGTGGCGCTGGTGACGTTGGTGAATCGTACCCGTTTGGGGCGAGCGATGCGGGCCACAGCACAAGCACCCGCCGTTGCGCAATTGATGGGCGTGAATGTCAATCGAGTCATTTCGGCGACGTTCGTGATTGGTGCGGGGCTGGCAGCCATTGCAGGTGTCATGGTGAGCGCAAATTACGGACAAGCCCATTATTACATGGGCTTTTTATTGGGCTTGAAAGCCTTTTCCGCCGCAGTCTTGGGGGGAATTGGCAATCTTACCGGTGCGATGCTCGGCGGCATGTTGCTGGGGGTGCTCGAAGCCTTGGGCGCGGGTTACATCGGCGATTTGACCGGCGGTTTCTTGGGAAGTCACTATCAGGATATTTTCGCTTTTCTGGTGTTGATCTTGGTATTAACGCTAAAACCGTCAGGGTTGCTGGGGAGTAAAAGCGTTGAACGTGCTTAA
- a CDS encoding ABC transporter permease subunit, with the protein MLNLLKSKAWLTAVLLLLGLILLPFVVEASLGKSWLRILDFALLYIMLALGLNIVVGYAGLLDLGYVAFYAVGAYCWALLASPHFGLNLPFWVILPAGAAIAALFGVLLGTPTLRLRGDYLAIVTLGFGEIIRIFLNNLNAPVNITNGPQGITLIEPMNLFGFSLGKKQEILGLTLSSPHLYYYLFLVFVALVVFVCMRLENSRIGRAWVAIREDEMAAAAAGINTRNIKLLAFAMGATFGGLSGGLFASFQGFVSPESFNLMESIMILSMIVLGGMGNIYGVILGALLVTVIPEALRYTGELQRALFGEVFIDPADLRMLLFGIALVLMMLLRPAGLLPSKQRRQELAEDAG; encoded by the coding sequence GTGCTTAACCTATTGAAAAGCAAAGCATGGCTAACAGCGGTGTTGTTGTTGCTGGGGCTGATTTTGTTGCCGTTTGTGGTGGAAGCCAGCCTCGGTAAGTCGTGGTTACGGATTCTCGACTTTGCGTTGCTGTACATTATGTTGGCACTGGGGCTGAATATCGTGGTGGGTTACGCCGGGTTATTGGACTTGGGATACGTGGCATTCTACGCGGTAGGTGCGTATTGCTGGGCATTATTGGCGTCGCCGCATTTTGGTTTGAATTTGCCGTTTTGGGTGATTTTACCCGCAGGCGCGGCGATTGCTGCTTTGTTTGGGGTGTTATTAGGCACGCCAACCTTGCGCTTACGCGGTGATTATTTGGCAATTGTGACCTTGGGGTTTGGGGAAATTATCCGTATTTTTCTCAATAACCTGAACGCACCTGTGAACATTACCAATGGCCCGCAAGGGATTACGCTGATTGAGCCGATGAACCTGTTTGGTTTTTCCTTAGGCAAGAAGCAGGAAATATTGGGTTTAACCCTGTCATCGCCCCATTTGTATTACTACCTGTTTTTAGTATTTGTGGCCTTGGTGGTATTCGTGTGTATGCGCTTGGAAAATTCGCGCATTGGGCGGGCATGGGTGGCGATTCGTGAAGATGAAATGGCGGCGGCAGCGGCGGGTATTAATACCCGTAACATTAAGCTGTTGGCGTTTGCCATGGGTGCAACCTTTGGCGGTTTGAGCGGCGGTTTGTTTGCGAGTTTCCAAGGTTTTGTTAGCCCAGAAAGTTTCAATTTGATGGAATCCATTATGATCCTGAGCATGATTGTGCTGGGGGGAATGGGCAATATTTATGGCGTGATTTTAGGCGCGTTGCTGGTAACGGTGATTCCTGAAGCCTTGCGCTATACTGGCGAATTGCAGCGAGCGCTGTTTGGCGAAGTGTTTATTGATCCCGCAGATTTGCGCATGTTGTTGTTCGGGATTGCGCTGGTATTGATGATGTTATTGCGTCCGGCGGGTTTGCTGCCTTCCAAACAACGGCGGCAAGAATTGGCGGAGGATGCGGGATGA
- a CDS encoding RNA methyltransferase, whose protein sequence is MYTPALEHLCIVMVETSHPGNIGSAARAMKVMGIQDLRLVAPRKPYSQDTWALASGANDIIEQAKIVPTLQDAVADCHIVIGASARSERTLQWPQMDSRECGVFVAEHLPQQKIALVFGRERSGLTNEELDHCNTLVHIPMAFDFFSLNIAMAIQVLAYECATAVRLAMPSETTPPDPDDALASAESMESFYTHLEQSMIATRFLDPENPRLLMRRLRRLFGRAGVTVSEMNILRGMLAAFAGRKFQTRE, encoded by the coding sequence ATGTATACACCCGCGTTAGAACACCTGTGCATCGTTATGGTGGAAACCTCGCATCCCGGCAATATCGGCTCGGCAGCGCGTGCCATGAAAGTCATGGGGATTCAGGACTTACGCCTCGTTGCCCCGCGCAAACCGTATTCCCAAGACACTTGGGCATTGGCATCCGGTGCGAATGACATTATTGAGCAGGCAAAAATTGTCCCGACCTTGCAAGATGCGGTGGCGGATTGCCACATCGTGATTGGGGCCAGTGCGCGTTCCGAACGTACCTTGCAATGGCCGCAGATGGATTCAAGGGAATGCGGCGTATTCGTTGCCGAACATTTGCCGCAGCAGAAAATTGCGCTGGTCTTTGGGCGCGAACGCAGCGGCTTGACCAATGAAGAACTCGATCACTGCAATACCTTGGTGCATATCCCCATGGCATTCGACTTTTTTTCGTTGAATATTGCGATGGCGATTCAGGTGTTGGCTTACGAATGTGCGACGGCGGTGCGCTTGGCAATGCCTAGCGAAACGACGCCTCCTGACCCGGATGATGCCTTAGCCAGTGCCGAGTCTATGGAAAGCTTTTACACGCATTTGGAACAGTCGATGATCGCTACCCGCTTTCTTGACCCTGAAAATCCGCGTTTACTGATGCGGCGGCTGCGGCGGCTATTTGGGCGGGCAGGGGTGACGGTGAGTGAGATGAATATTTTGCGGGGCATGTTGGCAGCGTTCGCGGGTCGGAAGTTCCAAACCCGCGAGTGA
- a CDS encoding peptide ABC transporter substrate-binding protein: MRKLPRLFLALCLTYAPFAFAETVLKRGNGTEPETLDIHQSSGVSEANIQRDMFEGLVTEDAFGKLQPGVAEKWEISADGKRYTFHLRKDSQWSDGTALTADDFVYAYRRALAPETASDYAFILWPIAGAEAFNKGEQKDPATIGVKALDPQTLEINLKAPTSYFLGMLMHPMAFPIPKQAVEKAGKDWIKPDNIRCNGAYCLSEWTPQAHVKLVKNPHYRRAAEVKIDSVYYIPTEDQNSELKRYRAGEIDITYDVPSDQIKTVAQDYAAEFHSTPYIGTYYYALNLENPAFKENPKVRRALSLALDRDILTEKITQAGEIPAWGWVPPVDNYTQQNMEEKSLDKAARTKLAQELYAESGYGTDKQLELEILYNTSDNNKKLAIAVAAMWKQTLGVKTNLRNEEWKVYLSSRKQKQFQVVRSSWIGDYNDAHTFLSLFKSDVGEMNTSGYKSPEFDRLMAEAETQTDAKKRQEAMEQAERILLADTPIIPIYYNTTQHLVSPKITGWENNVMDVHPTQYLGLVP; this comes from the coding sequence ATGCGCAAACTGCCACGCTTGTTCCTCGCTCTCTGTTTAACCTACGCCCCGTTCGCCTTCGCCGAAACCGTGTTGAAGCGCGGCAATGGCACTGAACCGGAAACGCTGGATATTCACCAATCCTCCGGCGTGTCTGAGGCGAATATTCAGCGTGATATGTTTGAAGGGCTGGTCACAGAAGATGCGTTTGGCAAGCTGCAACCCGGCGTAGCAGAAAAGTGGGAAATCAGCGCCGACGGCAAGCGCTACACCTTCCATTTGCGCAAAGACAGCCAATGGTCAGACGGCACGGCGTTAACTGCTGACGATTTTGTATACGCTTATCGGCGGGCTCTTGCCCCGGAAACGGCTTCGGACTACGCCTTTATCCTCTGGCCGATTGCAGGTGCAGAAGCCTTTAACAAAGGCGAACAAAAAGACCCTGCCACCATTGGCGTGAAAGCTCTCGACCCGCAAACCTTGGAAATCAATCTCAAAGCGCCCACCTCCTATTTCCTCGGCATGTTAATGCACCCGATGGCATTTCCCATTCCCAAGCAAGCCGTTGAAAAAGCGGGTAAGGATTGGATCAAACCCGACAACATCCGCTGCAACGGTGCGTATTGCCTGAGCGAATGGACTCCGCAAGCCCACGTCAAACTGGTGAAAAATCCGCATTACCGCCGCGCTGCCGAGGTGAAAATCGACAGCGTGTACTACATCCCCACCGAAGACCAGAACAGCGAACTCAAGCGCTACCGTGCGGGGGAAATCGACATTACCTACGACGTGCCATCCGATCAGATTAAAACCGTCGCGCAAGATTACGCCGCAGAATTCCACAGCACGCCGTACATTGGCACGTATTACTACGCATTGAATCTGGAAAATCCGGCATTCAAGGAAAATCCCAAAGTGCGCCGCGCCCTCTCGCTGGCGTTGGATCGCGACATTCTCACCGAAAAAATCACCCAAGCCGGTGAAATACCCGCGTGGGGCTGGGTTCCACCCGTCGATAATTACACCCAGCAAAACATGGAAGAAAAATCACTGGATAAGGCGGCTCGCACCAAACTTGCCCAAGAGCTGTATGCCGAAAGCGGCTATGGCACGGACAAACAGCTGGAACTGGAAATTCTCTACAACACCAGTGACAACAATAAAAAACTCGCGATTGCGGTCGCGGCGATGTGGAAACAAACCTTAGGCGTGAAAACCAACTTGCGCAATGAAGAGTGGAAAGTCTACCTCAGTTCGCGCAAGCAAAAGCAGTTCCAAGTGGTGCGCTCCAGTTGGATTGGCGACTACAACGACGCACACACCTTCCTCAGCCTGTTCAAGTCCGATGTCGGTGAAATGAACACCTCCGGCTACAAAAGTCCCGAATTCGACCGTTTAATGGCAGAAGCCGAAACCCAAACCGACGCCAAAAAACGCCAAGAGGCGATGGAACAAGCCGAACGCATTCTATTGGCGGATACGCCGATCATCCCGATTTACTACAACACCACTCAACACTTGGTCAGCCCGAAAATCACCGGGTGGGAAAATAATGTGATGGATGTGCATCCAACCCAGTATCTGGGCTTAGTGCCATAA
- the smpB gene encoding SsrA-binding protein SmpB — MAIITLMAKATTKKKSAPGSKSIAVNRQARHDYYIEQTFEAGLVLQGWEVKSLRAGRIQLKESYVILEKGEVFLFGAHISALLSASTHIIPDSLRTRKLLLHDTEIIKLNNAVDRKGYTVVPLAMYWKNNRVKVEIGLAKGKQQHDKRDTEKERDWSREKERIMKRH, encoded by the coding sequence ATGGCGATTATTACCCTCATGGCAAAAGCGACGACCAAGAAGAAAAGTGCCCCCGGCAGCAAAAGCATTGCCGTGAACAGGCAGGCACGCCACGACTATTACATTGAGCAAACCTTCGAGGCGGGTTTGGTGCTGCAAGGCTGGGAAGTGAAAAGCCTGCGGGCAGGGCGTATCCAGCTTAAAGAAAGTTACGTGATTCTCGAAAAAGGCGAAGTGTTTTTATTTGGCGCACACATTAGTGCCTTATTATCCGCTTCCACCCACATCATTCCCGACTCATTGCGTACCCGCAAACTGTTGTTGCACGATACCGAAATCATCAAGCTCAATAATGCAGTCGACCGCAAAGGTTACACCGTTGTACCCTTGGCAATGTATTGGAAAAATAACCGTGTCAAAGTCGAAATCGGCTTGGCAAAAGGCAAACAACAACACGACAAGCGCGACACTGAAAAAGAACGCGATTGGAGCCGTGAAAAAGAACGCATTATGAAACGGCATTAA
- a CDS encoding ABC transporter ATP-binding protein, protein MSLLSVQNLCVNYDSIRAVKGISFTVEAGETVCLIGANGAGKTTTLKTLSGLLPATSGEIVFDGRKLHGMPAYQIAALKLALVPEGRGIFTRMSVLENLMMGAYNRSDRAAVQREIDDIYTLLPRLAERRQQQAGLLSGGEQQMLALARAMLSKPKLLMLDEPSMGLAPIMVQTIYRIIQTIAQQGITILLIEQNVRLALSISQRGYVMEHGDITLSGAAQTLANDPAVQAAYLGEL, encoded by the coding sequence ATGAGTCTGTTATCTGTGCAAAACCTGTGCGTCAATTACGACAGCATCCGCGCGGTGAAAGGCATTAGTTTCACGGTTGAAGCGGGTGAAACGGTGTGTTTGATCGGCGCAAACGGTGCTGGTAAAACCACCACGCTGAAAACCTTGAGCGGTTTATTACCCGCGACTTCCGGCGAAATCGTGTTTGACGGGCGCAAGCTCCATGGAATGCCCGCCTACCAAATTGCTGCGCTGAAGCTGGCTTTAGTGCCGGAAGGTCGGGGTATTTTTACGCGCATGTCCGTGTTGGAAAACCTGATGATGGGCGCGTACAACCGTTCTGACCGCGCCGCTGTGCAGCGTGAAATCGACGATATTTACACCTTGTTGCCGCGTTTGGCAGAACGTCGCCAGCAACAGGCGGGGCTGCTTTCCGGCGGCGAACAGCAAATGCTGGCACTGGCACGCGCCATGCTGTCCAAACCGAAATTGCTGATGCTCGACGAACCCAGCATGGGGCTTGCGCCGATTATGGTGCAAACCATTTACCGCATTATTCAAACCATTGCGCAACAAGGCATCACTATTTTGCTGATCGAACAAAACGTGCGCCTCGCCCTGAGTATCAGCCAGCGCGGTTACGTGATGGAACACGGCGACATTACCTTGAGTGGTGCGGCGCAAACCTTGGCAAATGACCCTGCCGTACAAGCCGCTTATCTGGGCGAACTCTAA
- a CDS encoding group II intron maturase-specific domain-containing protein, whose product MANILLDDLDRFLERKGYRFARYADDFVIGAKTLAEGQRIKTEVETFLQTLKLPVNADKSSVLPMNELCFLGYQFRGLHLIWSPASLAAFKHRIRQLTNRSWGVSWEYRYRKLKEYLTGWMNYFALVIFDPVERLDYWIRRRIRMCYLKQWRKPRTRIRNLIKLGVPERLAVSIGLSSKGYYRLAKTKAMQMGLSNRWLKEQGLVSLKDQWVKCRYPNG is encoded by the coding sequence TTGGCAAACATCCTGCTCGACGACCTTGACCGGTTTCTGGAACGTAAAGGCTACCGGTTCGCCCGTTACGCCGACGACTTCGTGATTGGCGCAAAAACCCTTGCAGAAGGGCAGCGCATCAAAACTGAAGTCGAAACCTTTCTGCAAACCCTCAAGTTGCCGGTCAACGCCGACAAAAGCAGCGTCCTGCCGATGAACGAACTCTGCTTCCTCGGCTACCAGTTCCGGGGACTCCACCTTATCTGGAGTCCTGCGAGTCTGGCAGCCTTCAAGCACCGTATTCGCCAACTGACCAACCGCTCGTGGGGCGTCAGTTGGGAATACCGCTACCGGAAGCTGAAGGAATACCTCACCGGCTGGATGAACTACTTTGCTCTGGTCATCTTTGACCCGGTGGAACGGCTGGACTACTGGATACGGCGCAGAATCCGCATGTGCTACCTCAAGCAATGGCGGAAACCGCGCACCCGCATCCGCAACCTGATCAAGCTGGGCGTCCCGGAACGGTTGGCGGTCAGCATCGGGTTGAGTTCCAAAGGCTACTACCGGCTGGCAAAGACCAAGGCCATGCAAATGGGGCTGTCGAATCGCTGGCTGAAGGAACAAGGGTTAGTGTCGCTCAAGGATCAATGGGTCAAGTGCCGTTATCCCAACGGCTGA
- a CDS encoding reverse transcriptase domain-containing protein, giving the protein METCAAEQGSAGIDGITLDAYPDWAKAHWANIRRGLLAGYYCPQPVRRVEIPKPNGGVRLLGIPTVNDRLIQQAIVQRLQPLVDPSFSEHSYGFRPHRSAHHAIRAVQGFIRRGDRYAVDIDLSKFFDNVDHDLLMHRLGKRVNDPHVLTLIGKYLRAGVSHHGNIEATHGVSPKVVHCRHCWQTSCSTTLTGFWNVKATGSPVTPTTS; this is encoded by the coding sequence ATGGAAACATGTGCGGCAGAACAAGGCAGCGCAGGCATCGACGGCATCACGCTGGACGCCTACCCGGACTGGGCGAAAGCCCACTGGGCAAACATCCGGCGCGGGTTGCTGGCGGGTTATTATTGCCCGCAGCCAGTCAGACGGGTAGAGATTCCCAAACCGAACGGCGGTGTCCGTTTGCTGGGTATTCCCACCGTCAACGACCGGCTGATCCAGCAAGCCATCGTACAACGCCTGCAACCGTTGGTTGACCCCAGCTTCTCGGAACACAGCTACGGCTTCCGTCCGCACCGTTCAGCCCACCACGCCATCAGGGCGGTACAAGGCTTCATCCGGCGCGGCGACCGTTACGCCGTGGACATCGACCTGTCGAAATTCTTCGACAACGTAGACCACGACCTGCTGATGCACCGGCTGGGCAAACGGGTCAACGACCCGCATGTTCTTACCCTGATCGGCAAATACCTGCGGGCAGGTGTCAGCCACCACGGCAACATCGAAGCCACCCACGGGGTGTCCCCCAAGGTGGTCCACTGTCGCCACTGTTGGCAAACATCCTGCTCGACGACCTTGACCGGTTTCTGGAACGTAAAGGCTACCGGTTCGCCCGTTACGCCGACGACTTCGTGA
- a CDS encoding PHA/PHB synthase family protein, which translates to MEAVTKNPEKLIETNMAFWQKSMELSQQAMQSFMSGQPATKVFETPKSDRRFSHEDWENKPAFDVIKQTYLMVSDWTRQIVASAEGLDDHTAERVKFFTERSLDAMSPTNFALTNPAVLEKIRNTKGANLVHGLKNMLEDLEAGNGQLRIRMTDTKAFKLGENVAVTPGKVVFQNKMFQLIQYTPSTEKVLKRPLLIVPPWINKFYILDLQPKNSMLKWLVDQGHTVYVMSWVNPDETYVDTGFEDYIHAVINAMDAVQYDSGESELNMIGYCIGGTLLSSTLAYLKHQGDTRVKSATFFTTMLDFSEPGELGVFIDEAQISTLEAQMQEQGYMNGSAMSGAFNLLRANDLIWSFYVNNYLLGNDPRPFDLLYWNSDSTRMPVKMHSWYLRNLYKDNKLCQPKALSIDGVELDLGTIDVPACFISTIEDHIAPWKSTYSGARLFGGDVRFILGGSGHIAGIVNPPAANKYNYRVSNELPESADTWLANTQVNAGSWWPEWDSWVRALANNEQVDARQPGAGKLAAIENAPGTYVKCRLGEPTPVLEPTVLPDSASPSPVAPQPSLPKKAKVSKKK; encoded by the coding sequence ATGGAAGCCGTTACCAAAAATCCCGAAAAACTCATCGAAACCAATATGGCTTTCTGGCAAAAGTCGATGGAACTGAGCCAGCAAGCCATGCAAAGTTTCATGAGCGGGCAGCCTGCGACTAAGGTATTTGAAACGCCAAAATCCGACCGCCGTTTTAGTCACGAAGACTGGGAAAACAAACCCGCGTTTGATGTGATTAAACAGACCTATCTAATGGTTTCTGACTGGACGCGCCAAATCGTCGCCTCCGCCGAAGGTTTGGATGACCACACCGCCGAGCGCGTCAAGTTTTTTACCGAACGCAGCCTCGATGCGATGTCGCCGACCAATTTCGCCCTGACCAATCCGGCAGTGTTGGAAAAAATCCGCAATACCAAAGGCGCGAATTTGGTACACGGTCTGAAAAATATGCTGGAAGATTTGGAAGCAGGCAACGGGCAATTGCGGATTCGCATGACCGATACCAAAGCCTTCAAGCTAGGTGAAAACGTCGCCGTTACCCCCGGCAAAGTCGTGTTCCAGAATAAAATGTTCCAGTTGATTCAATACACGCCCAGCACTGAAAAAGTCCTGAAACGCCCGCTCTTGATCGTACCACCTTGGATTAACAAATTTTACATTTTGGACTTGCAGCCAAAAAACTCCATGCTCAAATGGCTGGTGGATCAAGGGCATACCGTTTATGTGATGTCGTGGGTCAACCCTGATGAAACCTATGTGGATACTGGCTTTGAAGACTACATTCACGCAGTTATCAACGCGATGGATGCGGTGCAATACGATAGTGGCGAGTCTGAGCTGAACATGATTGGCTACTGCATTGGCGGCACATTGCTATCGTCCACTTTGGCTTACCTGAAACACCAAGGCGATACCCGCGTTAAGAGTGCCACTTTCTTCACTACCATGCTGGATTTCTCTGAACCGGGTGAGTTAGGCGTGTTTATTGACGAAGCTCAAATCAGCACCCTCGAAGCGCAAATGCAGGAACAGGGTTACATGAATGGCAGCGCCATGTCAGGCGCGTTCAACCTGTTGCGGGCGAATGATTTGATTTGGTCGTTCTACGTCAATAACTACTTGCTGGGTAATGACCCACGCCCGTTCGATTTACTGTACTGGAACTCGGATTCAACCCGGATGCCGGTGAAAATGCATTCTTGGTATCTGCGTAACCTCTACAAAGACAACAAGCTGTGCCAACCCAAAGCCCTGAGTATCGACGGCGTGGAATTGGATTTAGGCACGATTGACGTACCTGCGTGCTTTATTTCCACCATCGAAGACCACATTGCACCTTGGAAATCCACCTATTCCGGTGCGCGGTTGTTTGGTGGCGATGTGCGCTTTATTTTGGGCGGTTCCGGGCATATTGCCGGTATCGTGAACCCACCTGCTGCCAATAAGTACAACTACCGCGTCAGTAACGAACTGCCGGAAAGTGCTGATACTTGGTTAGCCAACACGCAAGTGAATGCAGGTTCTTGGTGGCCGGAATGGGATAGTTGGGTACGTGCGCTGGCTAACAATGAACAGGTTGATGCACGTCAACCGGGGGCTGGCAAACTCGCAGCGATTGAGAATGCGCCGGGTACTTACGTCAAATGCCGTCTGGGTGAACCGACACCGGTACTCGAACCGACGGTACTGCCGGATTCGGCTTCGCCGTCACCCGTCGCCCCCCAGCCTTCTCTCCCTAAAAAGGCGAAGGTAAGCAAGAAAAAATAA